DNA sequence from the Geobacter sp. AOG2 genome:
ATCAAAATTAAATAAGTCCGTCGAGATAAACAATTGCTAATCAAGTGTAATCAATATGTTACGCGTTTGTTACGAGTGGCACGGCTGATGCTCTCCCTTGTCCGACAATCAGACAACGAGTTCCAGAGAAAAAATTTCGTGGACCCAATCCGACAACCACCGGAACACATACAAAATCATTTGAAACAAAGGAGGTGTTGAAGATGAACAAATTGAAGTTCGGGACTTACGCCACCGTTCTCATAGTGAACGGAATGCTCATGTCGGCTGGTGCATACGCACAGGAGCTGTCCGGAAAGCATGCCAAGGAAGGATTGAAATGCGCCGATTGTCACAAGACGGATAAGCCGGTTACGGCTGCGACGCCGGATGCCTGCATGGAGTGCCACGGCGATTACAGCAAGGTTGCCGCCCTGACCAAATCCCTGCCGGTTAATCCTCACGACTCTCATTTGGGGCAACTCGCTTGCACCAAGTGCCACGGCATACATAAACCGAGCGAGGTTATTTGTCTGGAGTGTCATAGCGAGTTTGATTTCAAGGTCAAGTAGCCATCGAGATCACTCGCTGTTTTTGTCGTGTTTACCACAGTAGAGACCCAAGTATGGCATTAGGATGCCCTAACAATGGGTATACCACACTACACGAGGAGGAAGCAATGAAGAGGTTTTTCGGAAAGATTGGCTTGGCGCTGGCGCTGGTAACAGCTATGGCAGTACCGGCTCTGGCGGAAAAAACCATGGATACCGATGTTGCCATTGTCGGTGCCGGAACATCCGGACTGGCGGCCGCCGTTGAGGCGCTACAGGGCGGAGCCAAGGTCATTGTCCTTGAGAAGCAGCCCAAGGTCGGCGGCACCGGCAGCTTCTGCGAAGGCGTCTTCGCGGCAGAGAGCAAGATCCAGAAACGTATCGGTATCGACGTGTCCAAATCCTTCGCCTTCAAGCTCATCATGAATTACAGCCACTGGAAGGCCAACGGTGCGTTGGCCAAGGCGTTTGTGGACAAGTCGGCCGAAACCATCGACTGGCTCGATAACCTGGGCGTCAAGATCGAGTATGTGGGCGTCGGCGGTTTTGGTGGACCTCTTACCTGGCATGTCATTGCTCCCGGCCCGGATCTGGTAAAAGACCCGCGTGATTTCCACTGCCAGAGGATGATCAACGTTTTCAACAAATACGTCCTCGACCATGGCGGCAAGATTCTCCTCGAAACCCCCGGTACGGGGCTGATCACCGAGAACGGCAAGGTTGTTGGCGTTTTTGCCAAGGACAAGTCCGGGGAAAAGATCAGGATCAACGCCAAGGCGGTTGTGATCGCCACCGGCGGATTTGCCAACAACAAGGAGATGATGAGGAAATATGTGAAGGATTACCCTGATGTCATCCCCGTCGGTCAGATAGGCAAAGACGGCGACGGCATTAGAATGGCGGAGGCGGCCGGCGCTGCCCTCGAGGGCATGTCCACCGTCCAGGCGTACCGCCCCGGCCTGGCCGGCTTCCATCCGGCTGACCAGATGATCGCCCTGGCCGTTCAGCCTTACTTCTGGGTGACTCCTCGCGGCGAACGCTACACCGACGAATCCAGCATCGAGTACTGGCCCTATGCCGGCAATGCCCTGACCAGGGTCGGCGGCACGGCATACTCCATCTACGATGACGCCACCAGGAAGTTTGCCGTTGAAAAGGGTATTGAAATGCCTCTGGGGGAATGGGTTCTCCAAGGGACCAAACTTACCAAATGGGAAGATGCGTTCAACAAGGAACTGGCCCGCAAACGGGGCAACGTCTTCAAGGCCGACACTCTCGAAGACCTTGCCAAGCAGCTCGGTATGGATGCGGCTGTCCTGAAAGCCAGCGTGGAGAAAATGAACAAGGCTGCCGCAACCCGTGAAGACTCCGAATTCAATAAACAGGCAAAATTCCTCCGTCCGATCGCAACTCCACCGTTCTATGCAACCAAGCTGTTGCCTCGCCACCTGGGCACTTTGGGCGGCGTCAAGGTAACGGCCGAAGCCGAAGCCGTCAACACCAAGGGAGCTCCCATTCCTGGTCTGTATGCCGTCGGCACCGATTCCGGCGGTATGTACGGCGACAGCTACGATCTGCTTCTGGGCGGCGGGACCGCCGGCTATGCCGTCAACTCCGGTCGTATTGCTGCTGAAAATGCTCTGAAATACGCGGGTATCACGAAATAGTCCCTCCTGCTCCCCTTCCCCTCCTGCATCAGAGGGGAAGGGGAGCAGGCAGGCGGTCTGGATATCCGTATGTCACTTTTGCTCGTGTATGGCCAATTGGCACCGGCCAATCGGAAAATTCAACATAAGGAGATGATAATGAAGAGAGGTTTTATTGGGGCAGTTGCTTTTGGAGCGGCGATAGCGTTTGCGCTCCCGGCCATGGCCATCGACTTCAACGCTTACGGTTCCGTCAAGGTGGGGACGTTCTGGACCCAGAATCAGTACTACAACACGGCTGGCGACAAAAGAAGCGACAGTGACTTCAGCCTCGACTTGATGGGTGACAGTCTGGTGGGTGTGCGCGCAAAGGAAGGTGATTTTTCCGCGGTCGCAGAGCTGGGGGCCTACAACCCCAAGGCCTATTCAAAAGGGCTTGAACTACGTTTGCTGTTCGCAGAATGGGATTTCGGCAACGGCAAGCTGCGTATCGGTAAAACCCCCAGCCCCTATGTTTACCGCACCCAGCAGGTATGGGACAGCGATGGCGGCATGAATGCCTACGGCTCCCTGTGGGACGGCCGTTATGCCAACATCAAGCTGACCATGAACAACGGGTTCTATTTCACGCTTATGCAGCCCAGGGTCGGTGCTTCGTCAAACAACAGCAGTAACGTCACAAGCTCAGATGCAACAGCCGCATATTCCCAGACCGGAAATCTTTACGCGTCGACGTATACCAATTACAACACCATTATGCCCAAAATCGTAACCGGTTATGAGGGCAAA
Encoded proteins:
- a CDS encoding cytochrome c3 family protein: MNKLKFGTYATVLIVNGMLMSAGAYAQELSGKHAKEGLKCADCHKTDKPVTAATPDACMECHGDYSKVAALTKSLPVNPHDSHLGQLACTKCHGIHKPSEVICLECHSEFDFKVK
- a CDS encoding FAD-dependent oxidoreductase; translation: MKRFFGKIGLALALVTAMAVPALAEKTMDTDVAIVGAGTSGLAAAVEALQGGAKVIVLEKQPKVGGTGSFCEGVFAAESKIQKRIGIDVSKSFAFKLIMNYSHWKANGALAKAFVDKSAETIDWLDNLGVKIEYVGVGGFGGPLTWHVIAPGPDLVKDPRDFHCQRMINVFNKYVLDHGGKILLETPGTGLITENGKVVGVFAKDKSGEKIRINAKAVVIATGGFANNKEMMRKYVKDYPDVIPVGQIGKDGDGIRMAEAAGAALEGMSTVQAYRPGLAGFHPADQMIALAVQPYFWVTPRGERYTDESSIEYWPYAGNALTRVGGTAYSIYDDATRKFAVEKGIEMPLGEWVLQGTKLTKWEDAFNKELARKRGNVFKADTLEDLAKQLGMDAAVLKASVEKMNKAAATREDSEFNKQAKFLRPIATPPFYATKLLPRHLGTLGGVKVTAEAEAVNTKGAPIPGLYAVGTDSGGMYGDSYDLLLGGGTAGYAVNSGRIAAENALKYAGITK